A genomic window from Rhodococcus sp. KBS0724 includes:
- a CDS encoding cation diffusion facilitator family transporter, with product MGSGHGHSHGHSAADSVGVGPSPTRIRKMVIALAILVAFLVLEATVGLLIGSLALLADAGHMLTDVVGMAMGLTALLLAKKGSTTAARTFGWHRAEVLTAMANAAMLLAVAAWVMYEAIGRIGDEPEIPGGALIITAAAGLLANIVVMLMLRGDSKDSLAVRGAYLEVLADAVGSVGVLIAGAVVLLFGWTWADVVVGVLISLWVVPRALKLAAASLRILTQASPADVDVESVEADLAALPNVKGVHDLHIWTLTTGMDVATVHLTSDADSSHVLESARAILESHGLSHATVQVESCANGEHCEKNVTW from the coding sequence ATGGGGTCAGGGCACGGTCATTCTCACGGTCATTCGGCGGCAGATTCGGTCGGAGTAGGTCCGAGTCCGACGCGCATCCGGAAGATGGTGATCGCACTCGCGATCCTGGTTGCCTTCCTCGTTCTCGAGGCGACCGTCGGATTGCTCATCGGCTCACTCGCTCTGCTCGCCGACGCCGGCCACATGCTCACCGATGTTGTGGGCATGGCCATGGGGTTGACAGCGCTTCTGCTTGCCAAGAAGGGGAGTACCACCGCTGCACGGACTTTCGGCTGGCATCGCGCCGAAGTTCTCACGGCCATGGCCAATGCCGCGATGCTTCTGGCTGTCGCGGCGTGGGTGATGTACGAGGCCATCGGCCGCATCGGTGACGAACCTGAGATTCCCGGCGGCGCCCTCATCATCACGGCCGCCGCAGGTCTGCTTGCCAACATCGTGGTCATGCTCATGTTGCGCGGCGACTCCAAAGACAGCCTCGCAGTGCGCGGCGCCTACCTCGAAGTGCTCGCGGATGCTGTTGGCAGCGTTGGTGTTCTGATCGCCGGCGCCGTGGTCCTTCTGTTCGGCTGGACGTGGGCAGACGTCGTTGTCGGTGTGCTCATCTCGCTGTGGGTGGTGCCCCGCGCACTCAAGTTGGCGGCCGCGTCGCTGCGTATTCTGACGCAGGCGTCGCCGGCCGATGTCGATGTCGAATCCGTCGAAGCCGATTTGGCTGCGCTACCCAATGTCAAGGGCGTCCACGATCTGCATATCTGGACCCTGACGACGGGAATGGACGTTGCGACAGTGCATTTGACCAGCGACGCCGATTCGTCGCATGTGCTCGAATCCGCCCGCGCCATCTTGGAAAGTCACGGGCTTTCACATGCGACGGTGCAGGTGGAATCCTGCGCCAACGGAGAGCATTGCGAGAAGAACGTCACTTGGTGA
- a CDS encoding aromatic acid exporter family protein, which translates to MASVSSFRPSASSIKDRARKSVRRLRTSALPILQCALAAGLAWWVATTVIGHHSPFFAPIAAVVSLGLSLGARLRRSFELVAGVTVGIGIGDLIISGIGSGPWQICLVVVLAMSVAVLLNSGPIFSMQAGNSAVLVATLIPPGGTGGIDRMIDALVGGLVGIAVVAIIPTHPVRRARKDAAAILTTSSEVLALVADGLRANDPEPIVKALRKARATQSAIDGLRSNLKGGQEISRISPLYWNTRPRLERLMATADPIDNAMRNIRVLSRRSLTLVRDDEILDPRLVTQVEKLSKAVEVLREMILAEPGEQPDQAEAARVLRSVAKELKPAIVETAGLSATVVFAQIRSLVVDLLQVAGMKRISAIATLPPTVEKPAYQPEH; encoded by the coding sequence TTGGCCTCGGTTAGCAGTTTCCGTCCGAGCGCGTCGAGCATCAAGGATCGCGCTCGTAAGTCGGTGCGCCGGCTCAGGACGTCGGCGCTACCGATTCTTCAATGTGCACTGGCTGCCGGATTGGCGTGGTGGGTTGCCACCACGGTGATCGGGCATCATTCGCCCTTCTTCGCGCCTATTGCCGCTGTTGTGTCTCTCGGCTTGTCGTTGGGCGCTCGGCTGCGTCGCTCGTTCGAGTTGGTGGCCGGCGTGACGGTCGGCATCGGTATCGGCGATCTGATCATTTCCGGTATCGGCAGCGGCCCGTGGCAGATCTGCCTCGTGGTGGTGCTGGCGATGTCGGTGGCAGTGCTGCTGAACAGTGGCCCCATCTTCTCGATGCAGGCCGGAAATTCCGCTGTACTGGTGGCGACGTTGATCCCGCCAGGGGGCACCGGCGGAATCGATCGCATGATCGACGCGTTGGTCGGCGGTTTGGTGGGCATCGCGGTGGTTGCGATCATCCCCACCCATCCCGTGCGACGCGCTCGCAAGGACGCTGCGGCGATTCTCACGACGTCGTCGGAGGTATTGGCGTTGGTGGCCGACGGATTGCGGGCCAACGATCCCGAGCCGATCGTGAAGGCCCTGCGTAAGGCCCGCGCGACGCAGTCGGCAATCGACGGTTTGCGCTCCAATCTCAAAGGTGGGCAGGAGATCAGTAGGATCTCGCCGCTGTACTGGAACACCCGCCCACGGCTCGAACGACTCATGGCGACGGCTGATCCGATCGACAATGCGATGCGCAACATTCGAGTTCTGTCGCGGCGTTCGTTGACGTTGGTCCGGGACGACGAAATTCTCGATCCGCGTTTGGTGACGCAGGTGGAGAAGTTGTCGAAGGCCGTCGAGGTCTTGCGGGAAATGATCCTCGCGGAACCGGGCGAGCAGCCTGATCAGGCTGAGGCCGCCCGGGTGCTGCGTTCGGTCGCGAAGGAACTGAAGCCGGCAATTGTCGAGACCGCCGGTCTGTCGGCGACAGTGGTGTTCGCGCAGATCCGATCGTTGGTCGTCGACCTTCTTCAGGTGGCGGGGATGAAGCGTATTTCGGCAATCGCCACGTTGCCGCCGACTGTGGAGAAGCCCGCGTACCAGCCCGAACACTGA
- a CDS encoding DUF3151 domain-containing protein — MTQFGDLLGPKPTLLPGDDDAESALLNHADPAQVAADHPTASIAWAYLAEAAFESGATITAYAYARTGYHRGLDQLRRNGWKGFGPVPYSHEPNRGFLRCVAVLAKAAQSIGEADEYARCLDLLEDCDPNAAEALGLG; from the coding sequence ATGACCCAATTCGGTGACCTGCTCGGACCCAAGCCCACTTTGCTTCCCGGCGACGACGACGCGGAATCAGCCCTGCTCAACCATGCTGATCCGGCTCAGGTTGCGGCCGATCATCCCACTGCGTCCATCGCGTGGGCTTATCTGGCCGAGGCCGCATTCGAGAGTGGTGCGACCATCACCGCGTATGCCTACGCGCGTACCGGCTACCACCGTGGACTCGATCAGCTTCGTCGCAATGGCTGGAAGGGCTTCGGGCCCGTCCCGTACAGCCACGAGCCCAATCGCGGTTTCCTCCGTTGTGTAGCGGTGCTGGCCAAGGCCGCGCAGTCGATCGGTGAAGCAGACGAGTACGCCCGTTGCCTGGATCTGCTCGAGGATTGCGACCCCAACGCTGCCGAAGCGCTTGGCCTCGGTTAG
- a CDS encoding nuclear transport factor 2 family protein encodes MPDSNDDNSTKRTPESSTPTEPATVAMPKAQPSPEPATVAIPRTPQPMPQQAMSQPKQQPVRAAPQRVGVAAGIPPHQPLPTRIEPAEPEPTKRGGKGWYIAAGAAAVAIVAVIGVALYVSSESSSGSNSPEAQVQTAISTYVDALASGDIAALRTATCGSLADYYQSVPDDAFAQVHQNAVTQKTIPQVSAVDAVRITDDTAIAQVEASIPATGERSWRTFDLERQDGTWKVCDPSQTG; translated from the coding sequence GTGCCGGACTCGAACGACGACAACTCGACAAAGAGAACGCCGGAAAGCTCGACGCCGACCGAACCCGCTACCGTCGCGATGCCCAAGGCACAGCCGTCGCCTGAGCCCGCAACAGTAGCCATTCCCAGAACGCCACAGCCCATGCCGCAGCAGGCCATGTCACAGCCCAAGCAGCAGCCGGTCCGGGCCGCACCGCAACGCGTCGGAGTAGCAGCGGGAATTCCGCCGCATCAGCCTCTTCCCACTCGAATCGAGCCGGCGGAGCCGGAGCCGACGAAGCGCGGCGGCAAGGGTTGGTACATCGCGGCCGGAGCAGCAGCTGTCGCCATCGTGGCCGTAATCGGTGTCGCACTGTACGTCTCGTCCGAGAGCAGCAGCGGGAGCAACTCCCCCGAAGCTCAGGTCCAGACGGCGATCAGCACCTACGTCGACGCTCTCGCGTCCGGCGACATTGCCGCTCTGCGCACCGCTACGTGCGGCTCTCTGGCCGACTACTACCAGTCCGTCCCGGACGATGCCTTCGCCCAGGTCCACCAGAATGCGGTAACGCAGAAGACGATTCCCCAGGTCAGTGCCGTCGACGCCGTCCGGATCACCGACGACACGGCTATCGCCCAGGTCGAGGCGAGCATCCCGGCCACCGGGGAACGCTCGTGGCGAACCTTCGACCTGGAACGTCAGGACGGAACCTGGAAGGTGTGCGACCCGAGTCAGACCGGTTAA
- the fbaA gene encoding class II fructose-bisphosphate aldolase, translating to MPIATPEVYAEMLGRAKEHSFAFPAINCVGSESINAAIKGFADAGSDGIIQFSTGGAEFGSGLGIKDMVTGAVALAEFAHVIAAKYDVTIALHTDHCPKDKLDTFVRPLLAISQERVSAGRNPLFQSHMWDGSAVPIDENLAIAKELLALSKAANIILEVEIGVVGGEEDGVEAEINDKLYTSKEDFEKTVDALGVGEQGKYLLAATFGNVHGVYKPGNVKLKPEVLDEGQRVAAAKLGLAAGSQPFDFVFHGGSGSLKSEIEDSLNFGVVKMNVDTDTQYAFSRPIAGHFFTNYDGVLKVDGEVGNKKAYDPRSYLKKAEAGMTARVIEACNDLKSAGRSVSGS from the coding sequence GTGCCTATCGCAACTCCCGAGGTCTATGCCGAGATGCTTGGTCGGGCCAAGGAGCATTCCTTTGCCTTCCCCGCTATCAACTGTGTCGGCTCCGAATCCATCAACGCAGCCATCAAGGGCTTTGCGGACGCCGGCAGTGACGGCATCATCCAGTTCTCGACCGGCGGTGCCGAGTTCGGTTCCGGTCTGGGCATCAAGGACATGGTTACCGGTGCTGTTGCACTCGCCGAGTTCGCTCACGTGATCGCCGCCAAGTACGACGTCACCATTGCGCTGCACACCGACCACTGCCCGAAGGACAAGCTGGACACGTTTGTGCGTCCGCTGCTCGCCATCTCGCAGGAACGCGTCAGCGCCGGCCGTAACCCGCTCTTCCAGTCCCACATGTGGGACGGTTCGGCTGTCCCGATCGACGAGAACCTGGCGATCGCCAAGGAACTGCTTGCACTGTCGAAGGCTGCGAACATCATCCTCGAGGTCGAGATCGGTGTTGTCGGCGGCGAAGAAGACGGCGTCGAAGCCGAGATCAACGACAAGCTGTACACGTCGAAGGAAGACTTCGAGAAGACGGTCGACGCTCTGGGCGTCGGCGAGCAGGGTAAGTACCTCCTCGCTGCCACCTTCGGCAACGTGCACGGTGTGTACAAGCCGGGCAACGTCAAGCTCAAGCCCGAGGTTCTCGACGAGGGTCAGCGCGTTGCCGCAGCGAAGCTCGGTCTTGCTGCCGGTTCGCAGCCGTTCGACTTCGTGTTCCACGGTGGATCGGGCTCGCTGAAGTCCGAGATCGAGGATTCGCTGAACTTCGGCGTCGTCAAGATGAACGTCGACACCGACACGCAGTACGCGTTCTCCCGTCCGATCGCCGGGCACTTCTTCACCAACTACGACGGCGTCCTCAAGGTCGACGGCGAGGTCGGAAACAAGAAGGCCTACGACCCGCGTAGCTACCTCAAGAAGGCCGAAGCAGGCATGACTGCTCGTGTCATCGAGGCATGCAACGACCTGAAGTCGGCCGGCCGCTCGGTGTCCGGAAGCTAA
- a CDS encoding VTT domain-containing protein gives MNVQAATESVTNLALLPGFLDPVNLLNSFGTWVLVGLLLVVFIESGLLFPLLPGDSLLFTAGLIAASKSTEIEPFAPLWVLLVTIPIAAILGDQVGFYIGAKGGTALFKNDDAKFFKKKYIDESHAFFEKHGPITIILARFVPIVRTFAPVVAGASKMKYSLFLTYNIVGGILWGAGVTMLGYLLGQIEFIRDNVDYIFILIVLVSVLPIVFEIGKRLLASRRGETANTSTTDNSEPVTEEPTH, from the coding sequence GTGAATGTGCAGGCAGCAACTGAATCCGTGACGAACCTGGCCTTGCTGCCCGGCTTCCTCGATCCCGTGAACCTCTTGAACTCCTTCGGAACGTGGGTTCTGGTGGGATTGCTTCTGGTGGTCTTCATCGAATCCGGCCTGCTGTTTCCCCTTCTGCCTGGCGATTCCCTCCTCTTCACCGCAGGGTTGATCGCGGCGTCCAAGTCCACCGAGATCGAGCCGTTCGCGCCGTTGTGGGTGCTGTTGGTGACCATTCCGATTGCCGCGATCCTGGGTGACCAGGTTGGTTTCTACATCGGCGCCAAGGGTGGAACCGCCCTGTTCAAGAACGACGACGCGAAGTTCTTCAAGAAGAAGTACATCGACGAGTCACACGCGTTCTTCGAAAAGCACGGCCCGATCACCATCATCCTGGCCCGCTTCGTGCCGATCGTGCGTACCTTCGCACCGGTTGTCGCCGGCGCTTCGAAGATGAAGTACTCGCTCTTCCTCACGTACAACATCGTCGGCGGCATTCTGTGGGGTGCCGGCGTTACGATGCTCGGCTACCTCCTGGGCCAGATCGAATTCATCCGAGACAATGTCGACTACATCTTCATCTTGATCGTCCTGGTGTCTGTCCTGCCGATCGTTTTCGAAATCGGAAAGCGCCTTCTCGCGTCACGACGCGGCGAGACGGCGAATACTTCAACTACGGACAATTCGGAACCCGTGACCGAGGAACCGACTCACTGA
- a CDS encoding DedA family protein, whose translation MTIASGSFGPLETAGPALVWIIVVTFVFIECAIILGLFLPGDSLLITAGIVLAGHESGAGHVWALSVGAMIAAIAGNQVGYVIGHRTGNHIKARKGGKYFTEKNLHRVNILLEKHGFWAVLIARWIPWVRTLCPMVAGAAKMNHTRYTVASTIGAIIWAPVLLLIGFYGGSFLDRVPWLLPGVLIVMTVSLVVGTGLGIWQYRKEMARPAEDVEVEEVLD comes from the coding sequence ATGACGATCGCGTCCGGCAGTTTCGGTCCCCTCGAAACCGCCGGTCCTGCACTGGTGTGGATCATCGTCGTGACATTCGTGTTCATCGAATGCGCGATCATTCTGGGGTTGTTCCTTCCCGGCGATTCTCTACTCATCACCGCGGGAATTGTGCTGGCCGGTCACGAATCCGGCGCCGGACACGTGTGGGCTCTCTCGGTGGGTGCCATGATTGCCGCCATTGCCGGTAATCAAGTCGGGTACGTCATAGGTCACCGCACGGGCAATCACATCAAGGCCCGCAAAGGTGGCAAGTACTTCACCGAGAAGAACCTGCACCGGGTCAACATCCTGTTGGAGAAACACGGCTTCTGGGCTGTCCTGATCGCCCGGTGGATCCCCTGGGTACGCACCCTGTGCCCCATGGTCGCTGGCGCAGCCAAGATGAACCACACGCGGTACACCGTGGCCAGCACCATCGGCGCGATCATCTGGGCGCCGGTACTGCTGCTCATCGGCTTCTACGGCGGCTCGTTCCTCGATCGTGTGCCGTGGCTGCTCCCCGGTGTCCTGATCGTGATGACCGTCAGCCTTGTCGTCGGCACCGGTCTCGGCATCTGGCAGTACCGCAAGGAAATGGCACGCCCCGCCGAGGACGTCGAGGTCGAAGAAGTTCTCGACTGA
- a CDS encoding GTP-binding protein: MNRLPVTVLSGFLGAGKTTLLNHILANRGGRRVAVIVNDMSEINIDAALVAGQGHFDRTEEKLVELTNGCICCTLREDLIDTVGALAREGRFDQLVVESTGISEPMPVAATFDWEFEDGFSLGSLAKLDTMVTVVDASTFLSELAKGERLDERNLEAGEGDGRSISDLLVDQVEFADVILLNKTDLVSDRAAGTVEATLRRLNPGAQVIRTDHGEVDLARVLETGLYNPELAAQVPGWDEELAGGHTPETEEYGIRSVTYRASRPFHPLRLEQALDQFTGLLRSKGFCWIASRPEYAAIWSQAGPNLVIEPAQLWSSADEEPSQEIVFIGVKLDLAEPARILDPALLTDDELRAGPRTWIGYEDRLPIWE; encoded by the coding sequence ATGAATCGGCTACCGGTAACAGTGCTGTCCGGATTTCTCGGCGCGGGCAAGACCACTCTGCTCAATCACATCCTCGCCAACCGCGGCGGTCGACGCGTCGCGGTCATCGTCAACGACATGAGTGAGATCAACATCGACGCGGCCCTCGTCGCGGGTCAAGGGCACTTCGACCGCACCGAGGAGAAGTTGGTCGAGCTGACCAACGGTTGTATCTGCTGCACGCTGCGCGAAGATCTGATCGACACCGTCGGGGCGCTGGCTCGGGAGGGACGGTTCGATCAGTTGGTTGTCGAATCGACCGGGATCTCGGAGCCGATGCCCGTCGCCGCCACCTTCGACTGGGAGTTCGAGGACGGATTCAGCCTCGGTTCGTTGGCGAAGCTCGACACGATGGTGACGGTGGTTGACGCCTCCACGTTCCTGAGCGAACTTGCCAAGGGGGAGCGCCTCGACGAGCGAAACCTCGAAGCGGGGGAGGGCGACGGGCGCAGTATTTCCGACCTCCTCGTAGACCAGGTGGAGTTCGCCGACGTCATTCTGCTCAACAAGACCGACCTGGTCAGTGACCGGGCAGCGGGCACAGTCGAGGCAACTCTGCGTCGGCTGAACCCGGGCGCCCAGGTGATCCGGACGGACCACGGAGAAGTTGATCTTGCTCGGGTGCTGGAAACTGGTCTCTACAACCCGGAACTGGCTGCGCAGGTTCCCGGTTGGGACGAGGAACTGGCCGGCGGACACACCCCTGAAACCGAGGAATACGGAATCCGTAGTGTCACGTACCGAGCGTCGCGGCCGTTTCATCCGCTCAGGCTCGAGCAGGCGCTCGATCAATTCACCGGACTGTTGCGCAGTAAGGGATTCTGCTGGATCGCCAGTCGGCCCGAGTACGCCGCGATCTGGTCGCAGGCCGGCCCCAACCTTGTCATCGAACCCGCGCAATTGTGGTCGTCTGCCGATGAGGAGCCAAGTCAGGAAATCGTGTTCATCGGTGTGAAACTCGACCTTGCGGAGCCTGCCCGGATCCTCGATCCAGCGCTCCTGACCGACGACGAACTGCGGGCGGGACCAAGGACCTGGATCGGTTACGAAGACCGGCTACCGATCTGGGAATGA
- a CDS encoding glycoside hydrolase family 76 protein, with protein MQQVWAERADAAEGAIVSRHLRRLWGMPRTALGVVAWPAVRRERMFRPWHYWWQAHLLDTAVDALERDPTPKRRRRIAKVARSVRVRNVSAWTNSYYDDMAWLGLSLERAQRLFALDHRSAVQALESQLFDSWSPEDGGGIPWCKGSDFYNTPANGPAGIMLARTGKLWRAQAHADWIEETLRDPESGLIFDGIRRDGTLERAVYSYCQGVTLGLETELATRLGEPRHRERVHALVNAVYDGLTDRGVIIGGGGGDGGLFNAILARYLAFVVVNLTWESNEDIRAKEIAAQIVLASAEAAWKNRLEVEGLPLFGHDWTRDATLPRLSGELATFEGGTVRSSSVPERDLSVQVGGWMLMEAAYVVSAAGYPRARQ; from the coding sequence ATGCAGCAAGTGTGGGCGGAACGCGCAGATGCGGCCGAAGGGGCCATTGTCAGTCGGCATCTGCGCCGGTTGTGGGGAATGCCGAGAACAGCGTTGGGTGTCGTGGCGTGGCCGGCAGTGCGCCGCGAGCGCATGTTTCGCCCGTGGCATTACTGGTGGCAAGCGCATCTGCTCGACACCGCCGTCGACGCGCTCGAACGTGACCCGACGCCCAAGCGTCGTCGCCGGATTGCCAAGGTTGCCCGCAGCGTCCGGGTCCGAAACGTCAGTGCCTGGACCAACAGTTACTACGACGACATGGCGTGGCTGGGGTTGTCGCTCGAACGCGCCCAGCGACTGTTTGCACTGGACCATCGGAGCGCCGTACAAGCGCTCGAATCTCAGCTCTTCGACTCGTGGTCGCCGGAGGACGGTGGCGGAATTCCCTGGTGCAAGGGCTCCGATTTCTACAACACCCCGGCCAACGGTCCGGCCGGGATCATGCTCGCGCGGACCGGCAAACTGTGGCGAGCTCAGGCGCACGCCGACTGGATCGAGGAGACCCTGCGTGATCCCGAGTCCGGCCTGATCTTCGACGGTATCCGCCGCGACGGCACACTCGAGCGGGCGGTCTACTCGTATTGCCAAGGTGTAACTCTCGGCCTCGAGACGGAGCTGGCGACGCGGTTGGGTGAACCTCGGCACCGCGAGCGGGTTCACGCTCTGGTGAACGCGGTGTACGACGGTTTGACCGATCGCGGCGTCATCATCGGGGGCGGCGGGGGTGACGGTGGCCTGTTCAATGCGATCCTGGCGCGGTATCTGGCGTTTGTCGTGGTCAACCTGACGTGGGAGAGCAACGAGGATATTCGGGCGAAGGAGATCGCCGCGCAGATCGTGTTGGCGTCGGCGGAAGCCGCGTGGAAGAACCGCCTTGAGGTGGAGGGGTTGCCGCTGTTCGGTCACGACTGGACCCGTGACGCCACGCTGCCGAGGCTCTCCGGCGAGCTGGCGACATTCGAGGGAGGCACGGTGCGCTCGTCGAGTGTCCCGGAACGTGACCTGTCTGTGCAGGTGGGCGGTTGGATGCTGATGGAAGCGGCCTACGTCGTATCAGCGGCAGGGTATCCGCGTGCGCGTCAATAG
- a CDS encoding TrmH family RNA methyltransferase, with protein sequence MSDVSVDPADEVGPTEWGENPNGVGPWAEFHGTDIPTDDRYDPVLLAEGDRRNVLDEYRYWTREAIVEDIDSRRHPMHVAIENFAHDANIGTVVRTANAFAAAAVHIVGRRRWNRRGAMVTDRYQHIVHHADIGELVEYARENSLTIVAVDNTPGSVPLETASLPKDCILLFGQEGPGVTELAKEVASMTVSIAQFGSTRSINAGVAAGIAMHAWVREHADLRNSR encoded by the coding sequence ATGTCCGACGTGAGCGTAGACCCGGCCGACGAGGTCGGTCCGACAGAATGGGGCGAAAATCCCAACGGTGTCGGCCCGTGGGCGGAGTTTCACGGGACGGACATCCCCACCGACGATCGTTACGATCCGGTGCTCCTGGCTGAGGGTGACCGTCGAAACGTGTTGGACGAGTACAGGTACTGGACTCGGGAGGCAATTGTCGAGGACATCGACTCGCGGCGTCATCCGATGCACGTAGCCATCGAGAATTTTGCCCACGACGCCAACATCGGCACCGTGGTGCGCACTGCCAACGCATTTGCCGCGGCGGCCGTGCACATCGTTGGCCGACGACGCTGGAACCGACGCGGCGCCATGGTCACCGATCGGTACCAGCACATCGTGCACCACGCCGATATCGGTGAGTTGGTCGAGTACGCGCGTGAGAATTCGCTCACTATTGTCGCCGTCGACAACACTCCCGGATCCGTACCGCTCGAAACCGCGAGCCTGCCGAAAGACTGCATTCTGCTGTTCGGCCAGGAAGGTCCCGGCGTGACCGAACTTGCGAAAGAGGTTGCGTCCATGACGGTATCGATTGCGCAATTCGGCTCCACCCGCAGCATCAACGCCGGCGTCGCGGCAGGTATCGCGATGCATGCCTGGGTGCGCGAACACGCGGATCTCCGTAACTCCCGCTGA
- a CDS encoding SDR family oxidoreductase, which translates to MPERSIFVTGAASGIGREAALLFARKGYRVGAYDIDVSGLTTLAAEINGFGGAAVTGALDVTDPEQWSKQLADFVGASGRLDILVNNAGVLSSGKFESISLAAHRRMVDINVTGVLNGTHTAFPYLRSTPGAQVVNMCSASAIYGQPELATYGATKFAVRGLTEALDLEWAEHDIRVIALWPLFVQTAMVAGMDTGSTRSLGIKLTATEVAQELWDATRGAGRMPKVHYPVGVQAKALLAVSRFSPAWLSRLTNKRLTGT; encoded by the coding sequence ATGCCTGAGCGGAGCATCTTCGTCACCGGGGCGGCATCGGGAATCGGCCGTGAGGCAGCGTTGCTGTTTGCGCGCAAGGGTTATCGGGTTGGCGCCTATGACATCGACGTGTCCGGGTTGACGACCCTGGCCGCCGAGATCAACGGGTTCGGGGGTGCGGCGGTGACCGGCGCACTCGACGTGACGGATCCGGAGCAGTGGTCGAAACAGTTGGCCGATTTTGTGGGTGCGTCGGGCCGACTCGACATCCTGGTCAACAATGCCGGGGTTCTGTCGTCGGGGAAATTCGAGAGCATTTCCCTTGCTGCGCATCGCCGCATGGTCGATATCAACGTCACCGGCGTTCTCAATGGCACGCACACGGCGTTTCCGTATCTGCGCAGCACACCGGGTGCTCAGGTCGTGAATATGTGTTCGGCTTCGGCCATTTACGGACAGCCCGAACTGGCGACGTACGGGGCCACGAAGTTCGCGGTCCGGGGGTTGACGGAGGCACTCGACCTCGAATGGGCCGAACATGACATCCGGGTGATTGCCTTGTGGCCTCTCTTCGTTCAGACCGCCATGGTCGCCGGGATGGACACCGGGTCGACGCGATCGCTCGGAATCAAGCTCACTGCAACGGAAGTCGCGCAGGAACTCTGGGATGCGACGCGCGGCGCCGGCCGCATGCCCAAGGTTCACTATCCGGTGGGAGTGCAGGCGAAAGCGCTTCTCGCTGTGTCGCGGTTCTCGCCTGCGTGGCTGTCGAGGTTGACGAACAAACGTTTAACCGGAACGTAA
- a CDS encoding lysoplasmalogenase → MAGKWGIEHAVFAAATAATVAGAVLGNERVQQIAKPLIAPSLAVRVLRKRSETDTADTALLLAGLAAATIGDVFMIDPDNDARLVKGASSFAVMQSSYSALLLRRGARPTRAALKPRMSGWSTASGLLRAKAPEVSTPLTAYGLLLGTTSTLSADPALAPGTKTVLDVVVPGQERRSWLGVGGVLFTASDGLIVVRRLLIRGKTGRAAAEGVILASYAAAQLMLVEGMLALGRKNA, encoded by the coding sequence ATGGCAGGCAAGTGGGGCATCGAGCACGCGGTTTTTGCGGCGGCAACGGCGGCTACGGTGGCTGGGGCGGTGCTCGGTAATGAGCGTGTTCAACAGATTGCCAAGCCGTTGATTGCGCCGTCGCTTGCGGTCAGGGTGCTGCGCAAGCGATCCGAGACGGATACCGCCGATACTGCGCTGCTCCTGGCGGGTCTTGCTGCGGCAACGATCGGTGACGTGTTCATGATCGACCCGGACAACGATGCTCGCCTGGTGAAGGGTGCGTCTTCGTTTGCCGTCATGCAGTCGAGTTATTCGGCGCTGCTGTTGCGTCGTGGTGCCCGGCCGACGAGGGCTGCGCTCAAGCCTCGTATGAGCGGGTGGTCCACGGCTTCCGGGTTGCTGCGCGCGAAGGCTCCTGAGGTGTCGACACCGTTGACCGCGTACGGATTGCTGTTGGGAACTACCTCGACGTTGTCGGCGGATCCGGCTTTGGCGCCGGGAACCAAGACGGTGCTGGACGTGGTGGTACCGGGCCAGGAACGGCGATCCTGGCTGGGGGTGGGCGGCGTGCTGTTCACCGCGTCCGACGGTTTGATTGTGGTGCGACGCTTGCTCATTCGGGGAAAGACAGGACGCGCGGCCGCTGAAGGCGTGATTCTCGCATCGTATGCGGCAGCCCAGTTGATGCTTGTCGAGGGAATGCTTGCTCTCGGTCGTAAAAATGCCTGA